The genomic stretch GCGGCGCTGACGGGCATGTGGGCCGCGTACGCGCTCGTGCAGTACCCCGCCGGTGTCTTCGGTGACCGGTTCGGCGAGCGCCCGGTCGTGCTGGTCTCGCTCGCGACGGCGGCCGTCGGAAGCGTCCTGCTCGCCGTCGTGGCGACCTTCCCGCTGTTCGTCCTCGTCGTCGTCGCCCTGGGCGCGGGCGTCGGACTGTACTACAACGCCGGGACGACGCTCCTCGCTCGGGAGTTCGACGGCGTCGGTCGAGCGATCGGCGTCCATCGGATCGGCGGACAGGCGGCGGGCCTGCTGGCCCCGATTTCGGTCGCGGCCGTGAGCGTCCGGTTCGGCTGGCGGGCCGGGTTACTGGTCGGGGTCGTCGCCGCGCCGATACTGCTCCTGTTCTGGGCGGCCGTCCGGCCCACGCCGCCGCGTCGGCCGGACGTGAGCGTCCGTCGACAGTTCGACGCGGGCTTGCTCCGGGACATCCTCTCTCGGCCGGTGCTGGCCTACGGGACGGCGGTGGCCGTGCTCGCGGAGTTCGTCGGGATGGCGGCCACGTCGTTTCTCCCGACCTTTCTGGTGGCGGCACAGGGGTTGTCCCTCCAGCGAGCGAGCCTGCTGTTCTCGCTTTACTTCGTCGTCCTGGCGGTCGCCCAGCCGGCGACCGGCTGGCTGTCGGACGCCGTCGGTCGCGCCCGAGCGACGATGCTTGCCCTGGCGAGTGGCGTCGCCGGGTACGCCCTGCTGGTCGGTGCCACGGGCCTGGTGCCGGTCGTCGCCGGGGTCACGCTGGCCGGGTACGCGATGAGCTGGAGCACGCCGATCCAGGCGCTCTTTCTCGATCAGCTCGGCCGAGCGGAGCGGGGCACCGGCTTCGGACTCGTGCGGACCGTGTACGTCTTGCTCGGGTCGCTCGGGAGCGTCGTCACGGGCGGCGTCGCGGATCGGCTGGGCTGGACGGTCGCGTTCGGCATGCTGGGTCTCGTGCTCCTGTCGGCGGCGGGGCTCGTCGGCGCGGCACAGCTCGCGAACGTCGAAGCGTCGTGATGGTGGCCGCTCGCCGCGGCCACCGCACCGAGAGGTCGGTCGGCGGTTACCAGAACCGGTCGTAGTGTCGGGTCGCCCGGACGAGCGCCTCGACGTAGAAGTAGTCGCCCCAGATGCAACACTCGCCGTAGTCGCCGTCCGACGGGTGGTACGCACCGTCGGTCAGGAGTCCGTTCGAGTCCGCGCCCGCGGTGTAGTGCTCGGTGAGACTGGCCAGCGTCGCCAGCGAGGCGTTGCGGTAGGCCGGGACGCGCTCGTCGCCGCTTGGCAGCTGTCGGGAGAGTTCGTCCAGCCCGCAGGCGGCGACGGCGGCGGCCGAGCTGTCTCGGATCGCCGGGTCAGTCGGGGCGTCGAAGTCCCACAGCGGGACGTGGTCGTCCTCGACGTGCGAGAGGTAGTAGTTCGCGACCTTGGCCGAGAGCCCCGCGTAGGCAGCGGTGTCGAGGTAGTCGGCGGCGACCGCGTAGCCGTAGATCGCCCACGTCTGCCCGCGCGACCAGCAGGAGTCGTCGTCGTACCCCTGGGCCGTCTCACCACCCAGTGGCGTCCCGTCATCGACGGTACACCGGAACGTGTGAAACGTCGAGGCGTCCGGGCGGACGATGTGGGCGGCGTTCGTGCGGGCGTGGGAGGCCGCGATAGCTCGGTACCGCGGCTCTTCCGTGACCTCGCTGGCCCACAACAGCAGCGGGAGGTTCATCATCGTGTCGACGATCATCCGCCCGCGGTTCTCGTCGTCTTCGTCGTCCATGCTCCCCCAGGCCTGGAGGAGCCCGGGAGCCTGCCAGTAGCGGTCGGTGAGCAGATCGGCCCCGCGGAGCGCGATCGATCGATACCGCTCCTCGTCGGTGAGCCGGTAGCCGGCGACCGCCGACAGCGTGTACAGAAAGCCCAGATCGTGCGTCTCGACGAGGCCGTCGTCGAGGCGGTGCGCGAACGTCTCCAGTTGTGCCTCGGCGGCGTCTCTGAACCGCCGCTGGCCGGTCACGTCGTAGGCGAGCCAGCACAGTCCGGTCCAGAAGGCGGTCGTCCACCCGTCGGTGTTGTCGGTCGACCCGTAGACGAGGTCGTCGCTCGAAGCCGTCGGGAACCGGTCGTAGTACCGGTCGAGGTTCTCGCCGATCCGCTCGATCGCGTCCGTCAACGCCCGTTCTAACTGTTCCTGGCTTCGCTCGGGCCGCTCGAAGTATCGGTCGGGAAGCGCCGGTTCGGTCACTGCGGCCGCGAGCGCCTGAGGACTTCGGCTCATTCGCTTCGAACTCACTCCAGACGGACAATAAACCTATTGTCGGAAACTGT from Halomicrobium mukohataei DSM 12286 encodes the following:
- a CDS encoding MFS transporter, yielding MERGYRHVVLASCVLAFFGSRVGQLVISPLVPEITGAFEVSKGSIGAALTGMWAAYALVQYPAGVFGDRFGERPVVLVSLATAAVGSVLLAVVATFPLFVLVVVALGAGVGLYYNAGTTLLAREFDGVGRAIGVHRIGGQAAGLLAPISVAAVSVRFGWRAGLLVGVVAAPILLLFWAAVRPTPPRRPDVSVRRQFDAGLLRDILSRPVLAYGTAVAVLAEFVGMAATSFLPTFLVAAQGLSLQRASLLFSLYFVVLAVAQPATGWLSDAVGRARATMLALASGVAGYALLVGATGLVPVVAGVTLAGYAMSWSTPIQALFLDQLGRAERGTGFGLVRTVYVLLGSLGSVVTGGVADRLGWTVAFGMLGLVLLSAAGLVGAAQLANVEAS
- a CDS encoding glycoside hydrolase family 88 protein codes for the protein MSRSPQALAAAVTEPALPDRYFERPERSQEQLERALTDAIERIGENLDRYYDRFPTASSDDLVYGSTDNTDGWTTAFWTGLCWLAYDVTGQRRFRDAAEAQLETFAHRLDDGLVETHDLGFLYTLSAVAGYRLTDEERYRSIALRGADLLTDRYWQAPGLLQAWGSMDDEDDENRGRMIVDTMMNLPLLLWASEVTEEPRYRAIAASHARTNAAHIVRPDASTFHTFRCTVDDGTPLGGETAQGYDDDSCWSRGQTWAIYGYAVAADYLDTAAYAGLSAKVANYYLSHVEDDHVPLWDFDAPTDPAIRDSSAAAVAACGLDELSRQLPSGDERVPAYRNASLATLASLTEHYTAGADSNGLLTDGAYHPSDGDYGECCIWGDYFYVEALVRATRHYDRFW